From Acidovorax sp. FHTAMBA, one genomic window encodes:
- a CDS encoding Spy/CpxP family protein refolding chaperone, translating to MAFHLPRRFAATAVLAALALPVLAQQPPAMTTAPTAPTAGAAAQDGRHHHAGERHHGHKAGGQHHGNRAEHRAEYRAKHLAALKSDLKLTAAQEPAWTAFTASMQPGERAARLDRSGMEQLTTPERIDRMRALRAQRAAEADHRGEATKTFYAALTPEQQKTFDAKSHRGHRMAGMAGMKGGEGRHGHGAHHGGMGGGMRGGDGKPAAPAQ from the coding sequence ATGGCTTTCCATCTTCCACGCCGTTTCGCCGCCACCGCTGTTCTGGCGGCTCTCGCCCTGCCCGTACTGGCGCAGCAACCACCCGCCATGACCACCGCCCCCACTGCCCCCACGGCAGGTGCCGCCGCCCAGGACGGCCGCCACCACCACGCTGGTGAACGCCACCATGGCCACAAGGCCGGTGGCCAACACCACGGCAACCGCGCCGAACATCGCGCTGAGTACCGCGCCAAGCACCTGGCGGCCCTCAAGAGCGACCTGAAGCTGACCGCCGCGCAGGAACCCGCCTGGACGGCCTTCACCGCATCCATGCAGCCCGGCGAGCGCGCCGCCCGACTGGACCGCTCGGGCATGGAGCAGCTCACCACCCCCGAGCGCATCGACCGCATGCGGGCCCTGCGCGCGCAGCGCGCGGCTGAAGCCGACCACCGGGGCGAGGCCACCAAGACCTTCTACGCGGCCCTGACGCCCGAGCAGCAAAAAACCTTTGACGCCAAGTCCCACCGGGGGCACCGCATGGCGGGCATGGCTGGCATGAAGGGCGGTGAAGGCCGTCACGGCCACGGAGCCCACCACGGTGGCATGGGTGGCGGCATGCGCGGTGGCGACGGCAAGCCCGCCGCACCGGCCCAGTAA
- a CDS encoding recombination-associated protein RdgC gives MFKNMIVYRIAPQWQVKLTQVEEALAKAPFLECGATQEKSLGWVPPRGDAHGPLAESVGGQWILRFMVESKVLPGSVLARRVKEKAERIEQETGRKPGKKESRELKDEAKLDLLPMAFTKQGSMWVWIDTASRLLVLDTSSQGRADEVVTLLVESLPGLSVSLINTQTSPQAAMSHWLKEQEPPVGFTVDRECELKSASEEKAVVRYARHPLDIEEVQAHIDAGKLPTKLALTWDDRVSFMLTEGLQIKKVAFLDTVFEGTKADDGGFDTDVAIATGELVKLIPDLIEALGGEAESGVASAAQAVAAGAAPPSAPSAPARKAGGGGVVTGPLEVPVDSDPESAPF, from the coding sequence GTGTTCAAGAACATGATCGTGTACCGCATTGCGCCGCAATGGCAGGTGAAACTGACGCAAGTGGAAGAGGCCCTGGCCAAGGCGCCCTTTCTGGAATGTGGTGCCACGCAGGAAAAGTCGCTCGGCTGGGTGCCGCCGCGCGGTGATGCGCATGGCCCGCTGGCCGAATCGGTGGGCGGGCAGTGGATCCTGCGCTTCATGGTCGAATCCAAAGTGCTGCCCGGCAGCGTGCTGGCGCGCCGCGTGAAGGAAAAGGCCGAGCGCATCGAGCAGGAAACCGGTCGCAAGCCCGGCAAGAAGGAAAGCCGGGAGCTGAAAGACGAGGCCAAGCTCGACCTGCTGCCCATGGCCTTCACCAAGCAGGGCTCGATGTGGGTGTGGATCGACACCGCATCGCGCCTGCTGGTGCTGGACACCTCATCCCAAGGCCGTGCGGATGAAGTGGTGACGCTGCTCGTCGAGTCGCTGCCGGGCCTGTCGGTGTCGCTGATCAACACCCAGACCAGCCCGCAGGCCGCGATGTCGCACTGGCTCAAGGAACAGGAGCCGCCCGTGGGCTTCACGGTGGACCGCGAGTGCGAGCTCAAGAGTGCCAGCGAAGAAAAGGCCGTGGTGCGCTACGCCCGCCACCCGCTCGACATTGAGGAAGTGCAGGCTCACATCGACGCCGGCAAGCTGCCCACCAAGCTGGCGCTGACCTGGGACGACCGCGTGTCGTTCATGCTCACCGAGGGGCTTCAGATCAAGAAGGTGGCGTTTCTCGACACCGTGTTTGAAGGCACCAAGGCCGATGATGGTGGCTTTGACACCGACGTGGCCATTGCCACGGGCGAGCTGGTCAAGCTGATTCCCGACCTGATCGAGGCGCTGGGGGGCGAGGCCGAGAGCGGTGTGGCCAGTGCAGCGCAGGCGGTGGCCGCAGGCGCTGCGCCGCCCTCTGCGCCATCCGCGCCCGCGCGCAAGGCGGGGGGCGGTGGTGTGGTTACCGGTCCGCTCGAGGTGCCGGTAGATTCCGACCCGGAGTCAGCACCTTTCTGA
- a CDS encoding gamma-glutamylcyclotransferase has translation MTSNPFVHLPELQGRVTPPHASGLRLTDEVLAEWDAQARCQGLPAHWRLPDCDVERSRHAVLAGLAAHEDLWVFAYGSLVWNPGFHFDEVRRASLQGFARRFALSTTIGRGTPDCPGLVLTLQSDNGQCEGLAFRIPAALVETESRLLWRREMIHGSYCPVLLPLHTPQGTVQAVVLTANTAHPHHCGDLSMQATAAIIARACGRIGSNREYLDQLVAQFGVLGIADPYVHTLAGMVEEASR, from the coding sequence ATGACCAGCAACCCTTTCGTACACCTGCCCGAGCTGCAAGGCCGGGTGACGCCGCCCCACGCCTCGGGCCTGCGCCTGACCGACGAGGTGCTGGCCGAGTGGGACGCACAGGCCCGCTGCCAGGGACTGCCCGCCCACTGGCGCCTGCCCGACTGCGATGTGGAACGCTCGCGCCACGCAGTGCTGGCCGGTCTGGCAGCGCACGAGGACCTGTGGGTGTTTGCCTATGGCTCACTGGTCTGGAACCCGGGCTTTCATTTTGACGAGGTGCGCAGGGCCAGCCTGCAAGGGTTTGCGCGCCGCTTTGCGCTGAGCACCACCATTGGCCGCGGCACGCCCGATTGCCCCGGCCTGGTGCTCACCCTGCAAAGTGACAACGGGCAGTGCGAGGGCCTGGCGTTTCGCATACCCGCTGCGCTGGTCGAAACCGAATCGCGCCTGCTGTGGCGCCGCGAAATGATCCACGGCAGCTACTGCCCGGTACTGCTGCCACTGCACACCCCCCAGGGCACAGTGCAGGCCGTGGTGCTGACGGCCAACACCGCCCACCCGCACCATTGCGGCGACCTGTCGATGCAAGCGACCGCCGCCATCATTGCGCGTGCCTGCGGCCGCATTGGCAGCAACCGCGAATACCTTGATCAGCTGGTGGCGCAATTCGGTGTGCTGGGCATCGCGGACCCCTATGTGCACACGCTCGCGGGCATGGTCGAAGAAGCCTCCCGCTGA
- a CDS encoding pirin family protein yields MITVRPSSERGRSSTGWLHSAHSFSFGAYFDLRHQGHGNLLVLNDDTMAPGKGFGTHGHRDMEIVSYVLDGALAHQDNLPTHQRQPVGPAGAEPDSDKRDAPATGILRPGDVQRMSAGWGVQHSEFNALPDQDTHFLQIWIKPLFTGIRPSYEQKHFAAADRRGRLVRIASRKGLEGSVSMNADANVWAGLFDGTEEAATHTLHPERLAYVHLARGTLKVNGVPLAGGDGALLEAESALTLHDGLQAEVLVFDLAPK; encoded by the coding sequence GTGATCACGGTCCGCCCATCCTCCGAGCGGGGCCGCTCCTCCACAGGCTGGCTGCACAGCGCTCACAGCTTTTCGTTTGGCGCCTACTTTGACCTGCGCCACCAGGGCCATGGCAACCTGCTGGTACTCAACGACGACACCATGGCGCCCGGCAAGGGCTTTGGCACGCATGGGCACCGCGACATGGAGATCGTGAGCTATGTACTCGATGGCGCGCTGGCCCACCAGGACAATCTGCCAACGCACCAGCGCCAGCCTGTAGGCCCGGCAGGCGCTGAGCCCGACAGTGACAAGCGCGACGCGCCTGCTACCGGCATCCTGCGGCCCGGCGATGTGCAGCGCATGAGCGCGGGCTGGGGCGTACAGCACAGCGAGTTCAATGCACTGCCAGACCAGGACACACACTTCCTGCAGATCTGGATCAAGCCGCTGTTCACCGGCATCCGCCCCAGCTACGAGCAAAAACATTTTGCTGCGGCCGACCGCCGCGGGCGTCTGGTGCGCATTGCGTCGCGCAAGGGGCTGGAGGGCTCAGTCAGCATGAATGCCGATGCCAACGTCTGGGCCGGCCTGTTCGATGGCACCGAGGAGGCTGCCACCCACACGCTCCACCCCGAGCGTCTGGCCTACGTGCACCTGGCCCGGGGCACGCTCAAGGTCAACGGGGTGCCGCTGGCGGGCGGCGATGGCGCCTTGCTGGAGGCGGAGTCCGCATTGACCCTCCACGACGGGTTGCAAGCCGAGGTGCTGGTGTTCGACCTGGCGCCAAAGTAA